Proteins encoded in a region of the Sebastes fasciatus isolate fSebFas1 chromosome 9, fSebFas1.pri, whole genome shotgun sequence genome:
- the LOC141773912 gene encoding SH3 and PX domain-containing protein 2A-like isoform X3, which produces MRILDKFPIEGGQKDPKKRIIPFLPGKVLFRRSHIRDVAVKRLKHLDNYCKALMKLPSHISQSEEVLKFLETKSEDLNPPTEDCGGSGKRKSGVDPSDPMLLEQYVVVASYEKQEPAEISLQAGEVVDVIEKSESGWWFVSTAEEQGWVPATYLHSHSATRDDSELGASKAGEVTKRHKAHLKRLDRRWTLGGVISRQQSREEKYVTVQPYAGQGKDEIAFEKGVIVEVMQKNLEGWWFIRYQDKEGWAPASYLKKMKDDLSPRKKTVTGPVEIIGNIMEISNLLNKKASSEKDVQVEGVPESPQVAKKEISLPIPCADSSPVNTPQDGKSKAEPSSPAIARIAPQRVEIGSPVLRQKPPPRRDATLGFQLPSPPDAPAVEAEYYTIADFQSCISDGITFNGGQKAEVIEKNSGGWWYVHIGEKEGWAPCSYIDKRKKPNLNRRTSTLCRPKIPPPAPPVKKQDSVETAPPSNPSSEAPESPVSPGRPVYEEPEYDVPAIGDLDMESEFEFLRGEGSLVDVKNEDTSSEKGSHLSSKPSPASSLHSASFKMCESFEDGHEAEGEAEGEGECIYENDGFRPFRETPERQCSRDSNSSKTSVLSETGKTANSTSGGWRPAGNKLKIDLNGSPFAAKTEEASSPKSASTESTPDLSRNKKDQDESKASPSIKSKPKPVVRPKPQLAKASSAEKMDISTLRRQLRPTGQLKNGTKTKGEDSETASVISSEDSFSSQSTSDLSSIYSKGSRGDSDMEGCSLYRTTDPYEKVQESELSFPGGVEVEVLEKQESGWWYIRWGDTEGWAPTYFLEPARQQDDMAGSESDGTPTKPGSLSKSNSLEKNEQRVQALNNINQNLKKVTPPIPSKPPGGLSKPIGLFGSRKQNSTKQQQVVRPQSVFISAPIRDGPSPAGSLRRNESLNSTDHPRASPTVRRNASFGTVPRSLPPNNIALPIRNRSGTGSSESLGLSPQKNALPVSTVKPKPHIIHNNLREVFVSIADYHGDEETMGFPEGTSLEVLDRNPNGWWYCKILDNGKPRKGWVPSNYLEKKH; this is translated from the exons GTGTGGACCCTTCGGATCCCATGCTCCTGGAACAGTATGTGGTGGTGGCCAGTTACGAGAAGCAAGAGCCTGCAGAAATCAGCCTTCAAGCGGGCGAGGTGGTCGACGTCATTGAAAAGAGCGAGAGCG GTTGGTGGTTCGTCAGCACCGCAGAGGAGCAGGGTTGGGTCCCTGCTACCTACCTCCACTCCCACAGTGCCACGCGGGATGACTCGGAGCTGGGCGCCTCGAAAGCTGGGGAAG TAACTAAGCGGCATAAAGCTCATCTGAAGAGGCTGGACCGGAGATGGACGTTGGGGGGTGTCATCAGCCGGCAGCAGAGCCGAG AAGAGAAGTACGTAACCGTGCAGCCTTACGCCGGCCAGGGCAAGGATGAAATTGCTTTTGAGAAAGGAGTCATTGTGGAGGTGATGCAGAAGAATCTGGAGGGCTGGTGGTTCATCAG GTACCAGGATAAAGAGGGCTGGGCTCCAGCCTCTTACCTGAAGAAGATGAAAGATGACCTCTCTCCCCGCAAGAAGACCGTGACGGGCCCAGTGGAGATTATTGGAAACATCATGGAGATCAGTAACCTGCTGAACAAGAAAGCCTCGAGTGAGAAAGACGTGCAGGTTGAAGGAGTCCCAGAGAGCCCCCAGGTGGCCAAGAAGGAGATCAGCCTGCCAATCCCTTGTGCTGACTCCAGCCCTGTTAACACCCCACAGGATGGAAAAAGCAAAGCAGAGCCTTCCTCACCGGCTATAGCCCGCATCGCCCCTCAGCGGGTGGAAATTG GTTCCCCAGTTCTCAGACAAAAACCTCCTCCGCGGAGAGATGCAACTCTG GGATTCCAGTTGCCCTCCCCACCAGATGCCCCTGCAGTTGAAGCCGAGTACTATACCATTGCAGATTTCCAGTCCTGTATATCTGATGGTATCACTTTCAATGGAGGACAGAAAGCAGAG GTCATTGAGAAGAACTCTGGTGGTTGGTGGTATGTCCACATAGGAGAGAAGGAGGGCTGGGCTCCCTGCTCCTACATTGACAAACGTAAAAAGCCCAACCTGAATCGTAGAACAAGCACTCTGTGCCGCCCGAAAATTCCACCCCCTGCTCCGCCAGTCAAAAAACAAGACTCAGTGGAGACTGCACCTCCCAGCAACCCAAGCTCTGAAGCACCAGAGTCCCCTGTGTCTCCTGGAAGGCCGGTGTATGAAGAGCCAGAATATGATGTCCCTGCCATTGGCGATCTGGACATGGAGTCTGAGTTTGAGTTCCTGAGGGGAGAAGGTTCCTTGGTGGATGTAAAGAATGAGGACACTTCCTCCGAGAAGGGATCCCACCTGTCCTCGAAGCCTTCTCCGGCGTCGTCGCTCCACAGTGCCTCCTTCAAGATGTGCGAGTCATTTGAAGATGGCCACGAGGCAGAGGGGGAGgcggagggagagggagagtgtATCTATGAGAACGACGGCTTCCGGCCCTTCAGGGAGACGCCGGAGCGGCAGTGCAGCAGGGACTCAAATTCCTCCAAGACAAGTGTCTTGTCAGAAACTGGCAAGACTGCAAACTCGACATCAGGTGGGTGGAGACCTGCAGGTAACAAGCTCAAGATAGACTTGAACGGGAGCCCATTTGCAGCCAAAACCGAGGAAGCATCCAGTCCCAAGTCTGCCTCCACTGAGTCCACCCCGGATCTGTCCAGAAATAAGAAAGACCAAGACGAAAGCAAGGCATCCCCTTCCATCAAATCTAAACCAAAGCCAGTGGTGAGGCCTAAACCACAACTAGCCAAGGCGTCCAGTGCAGAGAAGATGGACATCAGCACCTTGAGAAGACAATTGAGGCCAACAGGGCAGCTGAAGAACGGCACCAAAACTAAAGGTGAGGACTCTGAGACAGCTTCAGTCATCTCCTCGGAGGACTCCTTTTCTTCTCAGAGCACGTCCGATCTCTCCTCCATCTATTCCAAAGGCAGCCGGGGAGACTCCGACATGGAAGGCTGCAGCCTGTATCGCACCACAGATCCCTACGAGAAGGTCCAAGAGTCTGAGCTCAGCTTCCCcggtggggtggaggtggaagTGCTGGAGAAGCAGGAGAGCGGTTGGTGGTATATCCGCTGGGGAGACACAGAGGGCTGGGCTCCGACTTACTTCCTGGAGCCCGCCAGGCAACAAGATGACATGGCGGGGTCCGAATCTGACGGCACCCCGACTAAACCTGGAAGCCTCAGCAAGTCCAACAGCCTGGAGAAGAACGAACAAAGGGTGCAGGCGTTGAACAACATCaaccaaaacctaaagaaggtCACCCCACCCATCCCCTCCAAGCCTCCGGGCGGCCTCTCCAAACCCATCGGCTTGTTTGGTTCACGCAAGCAGAatagcaccaaacagcagcaggTTGTCAGACCTCAGTCGGTGTTCATATCGGCCCCGATCAGGGACGGTCCCAGCCCTGCCGGCTCCCTCAGGAGAAACGAGTCACTCAACTCCACGGACCACCCTCGCGCCAGCCCCACAGTGCGACGCAACGCCTCCTTCGGCACTGTGCCACGTAGCTTGCCGCCAAACAACATAGCACTGCCCATCAGGAACAGATCCGGCACCGGTAGCTCCGAATCCCTCGGCCTCAGCCCCCAGAAGAACGCCCTCCCTGTATCCACAGTGAAACCCAAGCCCCACATCATCCACAACAACCTCAGAGAGGTGTTCGTCTCCATAGCAGATTACCACGGTGACGAGGAGACCATGGGCTTTCCTGAGGGGACGAGTCTGGAGGTCCTGGACAGAAACCCCAATGGATGGTGGTACTGCAAGATTCTGGACAATGGCAAACCAAGGAAAGGATGGGTTCCCTCAAATTACCTCGAGAAAAAGCACTAG
- the LOC141773912 gene encoding SH3 and PX domain-containing protein 2A-like isoform X4: MLLEQYVVVASYEKQEPAEISLQAGEVVDVIEKSESGWWFVSTAEEQGWVPATYLHSHSATRDDSELGASKAGEVTKRHKAHLKRLDRRWTLGGVISRQQSREEKYVTVQPYAGQGKDEIAFEKGVIVEVMQKNLEGWWFIRYQDKEGWAPASYLKKMKDDLSPRKKTVTGPVEIIGNIMEISNLLNKKASSEKDVQVEGVPESPQVAKKEISLPIPCADSSPVNTPQDGKSKAEPSSPAIARIAPQRVEIGSPVLRQKPPPRRDATLGFQLPSPPDAPAVEAEYYTIADFQSCISDGITFNGGQKAEVIEKNSGGWWYVHIGEKEGWAPCSYIDKRKKPNLNRRTSTLCRPKIPPPAPPVKKQDSVETAPPSNPSSEAPESPVSPGRPVYEEPEYDVPAIGDLDMESEFEFLRGEGSLVDVKNEDTSSEKGSHLSSKPSPASSLHSASFKMCESFEDGHEAEGEAEGEGECIYENDGFRPFRETPERQCSRDSNSSKTSVLSETGKTANSTSGGWRPAGNKLKIDLNGSPFAAKTEEASSPKSASTESTPDLSRNKKDQDESKASPSIKSKPKPVVRPKPQLAKASSAEKMDISTLRRQLRPTGQLKNGTKTKGEDSETASVISSEDSFSSQSTSDLSSIYSKGSRGDSDMEGCSLYRTTDPYEKVQESELSFPGGVEVEVLEKQESGWWYIRWGDTEGWAPTYFLEPARQQDDMAGSESDGTPTKPGSLSKSNSLEKNEQRVQALNNINQNLKKVTPPIPSKPPGGLSKPIGLFGSRKQNSTKQQQVVRPQSVFISAPIRDGPSPAGSLRRNESLNSTDHPRASPTVRRNASFGTVPRSLPPNNIALPIRNRSGTGSSESLGLSPQKNALPVSTVKPKPHIIHNNLREVFVSIADYHGDEETMGFPEGTSLEVLDRNPNGWWYCKILDNGKPRKGWVPSNYLEKKH; encoded by the exons ATGCTCCTGGAACAGTATGTGGTGGTGGCCAGTTACGAGAAGCAAGAGCCTGCAGAAATCAGCCTTCAAGCGGGCGAGGTGGTCGACGTCATTGAAAAGAGCGAGAGCG GTTGGTGGTTCGTCAGCACCGCAGAGGAGCAGGGTTGGGTCCCTGCTACCTACCTCCACTCCCACAGTGCCACGCGGGATGACTCGGAGCTGGGCGCCTCGAAAGCTGGGGAAG TAACTAAGCGGCATAAAGCTCATCTGAAGAGGCTGGACCGGAGATGGACGTTGGGGGGTGTCATCAGCCGGCAGCAGAGCCGAG AAGAGAAGTACGTAACCGTGCAGCCTTACGCCGGCCAGGGCAAGGATGAAATTGCTTTTGAGAAAGGAGTCATTGTGGAGGTGATGCAGAAGAATCTGGAGGGCTGGTGGTTCATCAG GTACCAGGATAAAGAGGGCTGGGCTCCAGCCTCTTACCTGAAGAAGATGAAAGATGACCTCTCTCCCCGCAAGAAGACCGTGACGGGCCCAGTGGAGATTATTGGAAACATCATGGAGATCAGTAACCTGCTGAACAAGAAAGCCTCGAGTGAGAAAGACGTGCAGGTTGAAGGAGTCCCAGAGAGCCCCCAGGTGGCCAAGAAGGAGATCAGCCTGCCAATCCCTTGTGCTGACTCCAGCCCTGTTAACACCCCACAGGATGGAAAAAGCAAAGCAGAGCCTTCCTCACCGGCTATAGCCCGCATCGCCCCTCAGCGGGTGGAAATTG GTTCCCCAGTTCTCAGACAAAAACCTCCTCCGCGGAGAGATGCAACTCTG GGATTCCAGTTGCCCTCCCCACCAGATGCCCCTGCAGTTGAAGCCGAGTACTATACCATTGCAGATTTCCAGTCCTGTATATCTGATGGTATCACTTTCAATGGAGGACAGAAAGCAGAG GTCATTGAGAAGAACTCTGGTGGTTGGTGGTATGTCCACATAGGAGAGAAGGAGGGCTGGGCTCCCTGCTCCTACATTGACAAACGTAAAAAGCCCAACCTGAATCGTAGAACAAGCACTCTGTGCCGCCCGAAAATTCCACCCCCTGCTCCGCCAGTCAAAAAACAAGACTCAGTGGAGACTGCACCTCCCAGCAACCCAAGCTCTGAAGCACCAGAGTCCCCTGTGTCTCCTGGAAGGCCGGTGTATGAAGAGCCAGAATATGATGTCCCTGCCATTGGCGATCTGGACATGGAGTCTGAGTTTGAGTTCCTGAGGGGAGAAGGTTCCTTGGTGGATGTAAAGAATGAGGACACTTCCTCCGAGAAGGGATCCCACCTGTCCTCGAAGCCTTCTCCGGCGTCGTCGCTCCACAGTGCCTCCTTCAAGATGTGCGAGTCATTTGAAGATGGCCACGAGGCAGAGGGGGAGgcggagggagagggagagtgtATCTATGAGAACGACGGCTTCCGGCCCTTCAGGGAGACGCCGGAGCGGCAGTGCAGCAGGGACTCAAATTCCTCCAAGACAAGTGTCTTGTCAGAAACTGGCAAGACTGCAAACTCGACATCAGGTGGGTGGAGACCTGCAGGTAACAAGCTCAAGATAGACTTGAACGGGAGCCCATTTGCAGCCAAAACCGAGGAAGCATCCAGTCCCAAGTCTGCCTCCACTGAGTCCACCCCGGATCTGTCCAGAAATAAGAAAGACCAAGACGAAAGCAAGGCATCCCCTTCCATCAAATCTAAACCAAAGCCAGTGGTGAGGCCTAAACCACAACTAGCCAAGGCGTCCAGTGCAGAGAAGATGGACATCAGCACCTTGAGAAGACAATTGAGGCCAACAGGGCAGCTGAAGAACGGCACCAAAACTAAAGGTGAGGACTCTGAGACAGCTTCAGTCATCTCCTCGGAGGACTCCTTTTCTTCTCAGAGCACGTCCGATCTCTCCTCCATCTATTCCAAAGGCAGCCGGGGAGACTCCGACATGGAAGGCTGCAGCCTGTATCGCACCACAGATCCCTACGAGAAGGTCCAAGAGTCTGAGCTCAGCTTCCCcggtggggtggaggtggaagTGCTGGAGAAGCAGGAGAGCGGTTGGTGGTATATCCGCTGGGGAGACACAGAGGGCTGGGCTCCGACTTACTTCCTGGAGCCCGCCAGGCAACAAGATGACATGGCGGGGTCCGAATCTGACGGCACCCCGACTAAACCTGGAAGCCTCAGCAAGTCCAACAGCCTGGAGAAGAACGAACAAAGGGTGCAGGCGTTGAACAACATCaaccaaaacctaaagaaggtCACCCCACCCATCCCCTCCAAGCCTCCGGGCGGCCTCTCCAAACCCATCGGCTTGTTTGGTTCACGCAAGCAGAatagcaccaaacagcagcaggTTGTCAGACCTCAGTCGGTGTTCATATCGGCCCCGATCAGGGACGGTCCCAGCCCTGCCGGCTCCCTCAGGAGAAACGAGTCACTCAACTCCACGGACCACCCTCGCGCCAGCCCCACAGTGCGACGCAACGCCTCCTTCGGCACTGTGCCACGTAGCTTGCCGCCAAACAACATAGCACTGCCCATCAGGAACAGATCCGGCACCGGTAGCTCCGAATCCCTCGGCCTCAGCCCCCAGAAGAACGCCCTCCCTGTATCCACAGTGAAACCCAAGCCCCACATCATCCACAACAACCTCAGAGAGGTGTTCGTCTCCATAGCAGATTACCACGGTGACGAGGAGACCATGGGCTTTCCTGAGGGGACGAGTCTGGAGGTCCTGGACAGAAACCCCAATGGATGGTGGTACTGCAAGATTCTGGACAATGGCAAACCAAGGAAAGGATGGGTTCCCTCAAATTACCTCGAGAAAAAGCACTAG